One window of Tenacibaculum maritimum NCIMB 2154 genomic DNA carries:
- the ytxJ gene encoding bacillithiol system redox-active protein YtxJ yields the protein MGLFSSIFGNKTKKEDKKEVQSNVNWIRLNSLKQLEAIKKLSKTETIAIFKHSTRCSISSVAIQRFERSFDEDLKELKVYYLDLLNYREISNEVGYQFQVLHQSPQLLVIKNGEAVAHASHYDITQVNLKSFLK from the coding sequence ATGGGACTATTTAGTAGTATATTCGGAAATAAAACGAAGAAAGAAGATAAAAAGGAAGTACAATCGAATGTAAATTGGATTCGATTGAATTCTTTAAAGCAATTAGAAGCAATTAAAAAATTGTCTAAAACAGAAACAATCGCTATTTTTAAGCATTCAACAAGATGTAGTATTAGCAGTGTTGCAATTCAACGATTTGAAAGGTCTTTTGATGAAGATTTAAAAGAATTAAAGGTGTATTATTTGGATTTGTTAAATTATCGTGAAATATCAAATGAAGTAGGATACCAATTTCAAGTACTTCACCAATCACCTCAATTACTGGTAATTAAAAATGGAGAAGCCGTTGCGCATGCATCTCATTATGATATTACACAAGTGAATTTAAAAAGCTTTTTAAAATAA
- a CDS encoding DEAD/DEAH box helicase — MSNTISDKKVGKDLYSYQKRAIHSIFKSFENAPENYHLLYQLPTGGGKTVIFSEITRQYLKHYQKKVLIMTHRIELCKQTAKMLVEFGVDNKIVDSKASLDDQNEYSCFVAMVETLNNRLNDNMLDISDVGLVIIDEAHYNSFTKLFKYFDKSFVLGVTATPLSSNMKLPMKDNYDDLIAGESIGTLIENEFLARAKVYSYNVGLTSLEVGANGDYTVKSSEDLYTNTDMLGKLLKAYQERSKGKKTLIFNNGINTSLHVYDTFKRAGYPIAHLDNTNTKKERDFILKWFKETPNAIITSVSILTTGFDEPTVESIILNRATKSLTLYYQMIGRGSRILPGKSSFNVIDLGNNFHRFGPWGADLDWHKMFRAPNFYLDNLLSDEEIESTFVYELPEEVRAEFSNSKDLYFDVKKVYVDTIKTGQSSKKVLERSIEHHARMCIENSEDVFDALILAKKLGDDIDDRIHRYSKCICKSTHNFIDWLRDDYRKKLNTYLRNNFDEIYEDIFGHPPPEEE; from the coding sequence TTGAGCAATACAATCTCTGATAAAAAAGTAGGAAAAGACCTATATAGCTACCAAAAAAGGGCCATTCATAGTATTTTTAAAAGCTTTGAAAATGCTCCAGAAAACTACCATTTATTATACCAATTACCAACAGGAGGAGGAAAAACAGTTATTTTTTCAGAAATAACAAGACAATACTTAAAACATTATCAAAAGAAGGTATTGATAATGACGCACCGTATAGAATTATGTAAACAAACTGCTAAAATGTTAGTGGAGTTTGGTGTAGATAATAAGATTGTTGATAGTAAAGCGAGTTTAGATGATCAAAACGAATATAGTTGTTTTGTTGCTATGGTGGAAACACTAAACAATCGACTAAATGATAATATGCTTGATATTTCTGATGTAGGATTAGTGATTATTGATGAAGCGCATTATAATTCTTTTACAAAATTGTTTAAGTATTTTGATAAGTCTTTTGTGCTGGGGGTTACGGCTACTCCTTTAAGTTCAAATATGAAACTGCCTATGAAAGATAATTATGATGATTTAATAGCTGGTGAAAGTATTGGTACATTAATAGAAAATGAATTTCTAGCGCGTGCAAAAGTATATTCTTATAATGTAGGACTGACTTCGTTAGAAGTAGGGGCTAATGGAGATTACACCGTAAAATCTTCTGAAGATTTATATACGAATACAGATATGCTAGGAAAGCTTTTAAAAGCTTATCAAGAACGTTCTAAAGGAAAAAAAACATTGATATTTAACAATGGAATCAATACTTCTTTACATGTTTATGATACTTTTAAAAGAGCAGGGTATCCAATAGCGCATTTAGATAATACAAATACGAAAAAAGAACGCGATTTTATTTTAAAATGGTTTAAAGAAACTCCTAATGCTATTATTACTTCTGTAAGTATTCTAACAACAGGATTTGATGAACCTACTGTAGAATCTATTATATTGAATAGGGCTACAAAATCATTAACCTTATACTATCAAATGATAGGGCGTGGTTCGCGTATTTTACCTGGAAAAAGTAGTTTTAATGTTATTGACTTAGGTAATAATTTCCATCGTTTTGGACCTTGGGGGGCTGATTTAGATTGGCATAAAATGTTTAGAGCGCCTAATTTTTACTTAGATAATTTATTAAGTGATGAGGAAATAGAAAGTACTTTTGTATATGAGCTACCTGAAGAAGTAAGGGCTGAGTTTTCAAATTCAAAAGATTTGTATTTCGATGTTAAAAAGGTGTATGTTGATACCATAAAAACAGGGCAAAGCTCTAAAAAAGTATTGGAACGCTCTATTGAACATCATGCTAGAATGTGTATTGAAAATAGTGAAGATGTGTTTGATGCACTTATCTTGGCTAAAAAGTTAGGAGATGATATTGATGATAGGATACATCGTTACTCAAAATGTATTTGTAAGAGTACACACAATTTTATAGATTGGTTACGCGATGATTATCGTAAGAAATTAAATACATATTTACGTAATAATTTTGATGAGATTTACGAAGATATTTTTGGGCATCCACCTCCTGAAGAAGAATAA
- a CDS encoding RMD1 family protein: MDLIAKAYHLEKRIVLNNATKALEKYQLLKKERSFLLYKIKEQSYVYIKDYGSIVFINCATTLIEKTINSLLIDRKGNTDLPSEEYTITFKDIIDVDFGTIQIKELNDDVAHLIMFNLAQSVVLMGYVNETSDLHHKTLIYSKQLAQTGRFKLPKTQMQKFIGKTMNLKNNIAENLFIFESPDLAWNSKDLLTLDDKLKKELDIEKRHQGIENSLNVIKENLDLFSDILQHKYSSMLEWIIIILILFEVVQVIIEKLI; the protein is encoded by the coding sequence ATGGATTTAATTGCTAAAGCATATCATTTAGAAAAGCGCATAGTATTAAATAATGCTACTAAAGCATTAGAGAAGTACCAGCTCCTAAAAAAGGAACGCTCTTTTTTATTGTATAAAATAAAAGAACAATCTTATGTATATATCAAAGATTATGGTAGTATTGTTTTTATAAATTGTGCAACAACCTTAATTGAAAAGACAATAAATTCACTGCTAATAGATCGTAAAGGAAATACAGATTTACCCTCCGAAGAATATACAATTACTTTTAAGGATATTATTGATGTTGATTTTGGCACTATTCAAATAAAGGAACTAAATGACGATGTGGCTCATCTTATCATGTTTAATTTGGCACAATCTGTCGTTTTAATGGGCTATGTTAATGAAACATCTGATTTGCACCATAAAACATTAATTTATTCAAAACAACTAGCGCAAACAGGTAGATTTAAGCTTCCTAAAACACAAATGCAAAAGTTTATAGGAAAAACAATGAATTTAAAAAATAATATTGCCGAAAACCTCTTTATTTTTGAATCCCCTGATCTTGCATGGAATAGCAAAGACTTACTAACACTAGATGATAAATTAAAAAAGGAGCTAGATATAGAAAAACGTCATCAAGGAATAGAAAATAGTCTGAATGTTATTAAGGAGAATTTAGACTTGTTTAGTGATATTCTTCAACATAAATATAGCAGTATGTTGGAATGGATTATTATCATTTTAATTCTCTTTGAAGTAGTTCAGGTTATTATAGAAAAACTAATTTAA
- the fahA gene encoding fumarylacetoacetase, translating to MKITANDPNRKSWLKVPENSDFPIQNIPFGVFITKDDIITIGTRIGDYAIDLGALHQLGYFEGIPLTDDIFLQDTLNDFIADGRKTWRLVRNRIADIFDVTNQGLRDNAEHKDQVIFRMEDVEMQLPVAVGDYTDFYASKEHATNVGSLFRDPENALFPNWLQIPIGYHGRSSSIVPSGTPIRRPIGQSRPNEGETTPNFGPSKLLDFELEMAFITTVANDLGERIPIEEAEDYIFGLVLFNDWSARDIQAWEYVPLGPFLGKSFASTISPWIVTLDALEPFRVANPKQVYEPLPYLRKEGNDSYDINLQMAIKPENEDETVVCNSNFKYMYWTMAQQLAHHTVNGCPVNAGDMMGSGTISGPTKDSFGSMLELTWRGQNPIKMKDGSERKFINDHDTVIMRGYSQNDNVRIGFGECSGKVLPALK from the coding sequence ATGAAAATAACAGCTAACGACCCTAACAGAAAATCTTGGTTAAAAGTACCAGAAAACTCAGATTTTCCTATTCAAAATATCCCTTTTGGAGTTTTTATTACTAAAGATGATATTATAACTATTGGAACAAGAATTGGTGATTACGCAATAGATTTAGGTGCTTTACATCAATTAGGATATTTTGAAGGAATACCGCTAACTGATGATATTTTTTTACAAGACACGTTAAATGATTTTATAGCTGATGGGCGCAAAACATGGCGTTTAGTTCGTAATAGAATTGCTGATATTTTTGATGTAACTAATCAAGGTTTAAGAGATAATGCTGAGCATAAAGACCAAGTGATTTTTAGAATGGAAGATGTAGAAATGCAATTGCCTGTTGCTGTTGGTGATTATACTGATTTTTATGCAAGTAAAGAGCACGCTACCAATGTAGGGTCATTATTTCGCGATCCAGAAAATGCTTTATTTCCTAACTGGTTACAAATTCCTATTGGATATCATGGAAGAAGCTCATCAATTGTTCCGTCAGGTACCCCCATACGTCGTCCTATCGGACAATCACGACCAAATGAGGGAGAAACAACCCCTAATTTCGGACCTTCAAAATTATTAGACTTTGAATTAGAAATGGCATTTATTACAACCGTTGCAAATGATTTAGGTGAAAGAATTCCTATTGAAGAAGCAGAAGACTATATTTTTGGATTGGTATTGTTCAACGATTGGTCCGCTAGAGATATTCAAGCATGGGAATATGTTCCTTTAGGTCCGTTCTTAGGAAAAAGCTTTGCCTCTACTATTTCTCCTTGGATTGTAACCTTAGATGCTTTAGAGCCTTTTAGAGTAGCTAACCCTAAGCAAGTTTATGAGCCCTTACCTTATTTACGTAAAGAAGGGAATGATAGCTATGATATTAACTTACAAATGGCTATTAAACCTGAAAATGAGGATGAAACGGTTGTATGTAACTCTAATTTTAAGTATATGTACTGGACCATGGCGCAACAACTAGCCCACCATACTGTAAACGGATGCCCTGTAAATGCTGGAGATATGATGGGAAGCGGTACCATATCAGGCCCTACTAAAGATAGCTTTGGTTCTATGTTAGAGCTAACTTGGCGAGGTCAAAACCCTATTAAAATGAAGGATGGTAGTGAACGAAAGTTCATTAATGACCATGATACCGTTATTATGAGAGGCTACTCACAAAATGATAACGTTCGTATTGGTTTTGGAGAGTGTTCTGGTAAAGTATTACCTGCTTTAAAGTAA